The nucleotide sequence AACGGCCGCCATCGCCGCCCCAGGGGGATGGTGCTGATCTACGAGTCCGACGTGCCGACCCCCGATCAGGATGCGGGGTCCCGGCGGCTCAAGGCGATCATCGACGAATTGCGCGGCCTCGGTTTTGCGGTCTACCTCGCTCCGGCGAAGCGGCGCGGCCTCCAGCCCTACACGCGCGATCTGGAGCGTGAGGGCGTGACGGTCCTGACCACCCTGGAGGAGCAGCACGGGTTCCTGATCGAGGCCGGTCCGGCGATCAGCACGATCATCCTCAGCCGTCCGCAGGTGGCCGGCGCGGTGATGGAGCAGGTGCTGCAGTACGCGCCGGATGCGCTGACCATCTACGACTCGGTCGACCTGCACGGCCGGAGGCTGCTGGCCCAGTCGGAGATCGAGAACGACCCGAGACTGCGCCGGATGGCCGGCTACATCTGGGAACTCGAGCGGACGGCGATGAAGATCACCGACATCACGCTCGTCGTGTCGCCGGTGGAGAAGGAATATCTCGCCGGCCGTGAACCGGGGGTCCAGGTCGAGCTTCTCTCCCTGGTCCACCAGGCGGTGGTGACCGATCCGCGACCGACCGGCCGACGGGACATCGTCATGGTCGGCAACTACAACCACCCGCCCAACATCGATGGTGCGCAATGGATGTCGCGTGAGGTGATGCCGCTGATCAGGAAGGTCGTCCCCGACGCCACGCTGAATCTCGTCGGGTCCAACCTCGGTCCGGCCGTGGCCGCGCTGGCCGGTCCAGGGGTCGAGGTGGTCGGCTGGGTCAAGGACCTCGCGCCGGTCTACGCCGCGGCGCGGGTCGTGGTGGCGCCGCTGCGTTTCGGCGCGGGAGTCAAGGGCAAGGTGGCCGAGGCGGTGGAGCACGGGTTGCCCATCGTCGGGACCTCGGTGGCGTTCGAGGGCATGCCGGTGATCGCCGGAACGGACGTGGCCGTGGGTGACACTCCAGAAGCCTTCGCCGCCGCAGTGATCAAGCTCCTGCAGGACGACGACCAGTGGGTCAGCATGGCGGCCAGCGGACAACGGCGCATCCTGGAGGCGTTCTCCCCGAAGCAGGCCCGGACCGTGCTGGAGCGGATCCTGAACGACGTCCCGGGATGGACCAGGGCCGGCTGACGGTCGGCACCGGCCGGAAACAGGGTCGGGCGGCCGAGCACCATCGGGCCGCTAGACCAGGCGTCGGTACCGTTCCCGCCGCTTGGTGCCGGCCGGGAGCAGACGTTCCACGCCCCGGCGATAGACGCTGAGCGTCCGGTAGAGGCGGGACCCCACGATCTCCCCGAGCTGCTCCTCCTGCTCCCTCAGCTGCTGCTCCAGCTCGCCGACCCGCTGCTGCAGTGGATCCACGTCGGCGGCCCTTCGCCGTAGATCCGACGTCTCCGCCAGGGCTGCGTCGGACTCCGCGACCCGCTGCTCGACCACCTCTTCGAGCGAGCGGACATCCGAGGGGTCCGCCCAACGATCGTGCAGAACCCCCAGGTAGTGGCGCATGTGGTTCAGCGAGGACAGTGCACTGGATTCGGCGATGCAGGCGGCGAGCAGCTCCTCCCGCGCGATCTTCAACTCGAGCTCGGCCCCGTCCAGTTCGTCCTGCAGGTCGCTGCTCTCCGGGACGGCCTCGCTCGTTTCCTCCACCGGATTGCCGTCGGGCATCGTCCCACCCCGCTTCCCGTGCCTCCGGACCGAGCCCGGGCGTCACCTGACGTTGAAAGACTGACACTAGGCCATCGCCGGCCGTCACATGGTGTGCGGCGCGGGGCGGGACGCAGTGCGGATCGGTGTCGGGGTCAGGCCTTCTCAGCGATCAGCACCAGGGGGGTGCCGTTCCCCAGGTAGCCGAAGGCGGAACTCCAGTGCACCAGCGCGTACGCATCGGCGAACCCCGCCACCCGGCAACGGTCCATCAGATCCCAGCCGAGCTGATGACGCCACGGACCGGTGGCCTGCTCGCCCTCGGCGAGACTGATCGTCGTCTGGGCCCAGGCGTGGAACGGGATGGACAGGACGAGACGTCCGCCTGGCGCGAGGGTTTCGACGACGTCACGCAGCGTCGCGTTCAGGTCGACGACGCTCGGCAGCAGGTCGATCGAGAAGATGCCGACCGTCGGCGGCCGGTCGCGGTCCTCCTCCGGCTGCGTGGCGACCCGCAGGCCAGGGTGCTGTCCGGCCACCCCCGAGGCCCAGGCTCCGAACGCTCCCGGGTTCCCGTCGATCCGGATCGTGCGGTCGATCCCCTGGACGGAGAGCGCCAGCGCCCGGAACTGCTCGGCCAGGAACCTCTGGCGGGCCGACATCGAGCACGTGGGACAGACCAGGCGCTCCCAGAAGTTCGGGGTGATCCCGTCGGAGGACTCGAGATCGACGTGGAGCAGACTGCCGTGGCCGCAGACCCGGCACCAGGCCGGCAGGACCCACGAGGAAAGGTCCCTGGCGCTGAGCGCCAGCTGCTTCTCGAACGCGATCTTCGGTGCCGATCGCCCGTGGAGCTGG is from Nakamurella sp. PAMC28650 and encodes:
- a CDS encoding glycosyltransferase, whose protein sequence is MADQVQQITVQRILGPTNAAAQGDRERPVTLWRNPMLIEFPEHTAPVASVIIPVHGQWTVTQDCLQSLSRLHSSTPFEVVVVDDCSPDDTADELAAIPGLRHVRTGRNTGFVGACNLGAEHARGSVLVFLNNDTLVHHRWLDVLVETLDQDPTIGLVGSLLMYPDGLVQESGGIIFQDGSGHNFGRRWWPENSAIRGTREVDYCSGASIAVRRALFEELGGFDIRYAPAYYEDVDLCFGIRSLGYRVVVQPESVLTHLEGVSNGRDDTGGLKRFQRVNRAAFLRKWRKELVVNGPNDGPASVWNGRHRRPRGMVLIYESDVPTPDQDAGSRRLKAIIDELRGLGFAVYLAPAKRRGLQPYTRDLEREGVTVLTTLEEQHGFLIEAGPAISTIILSRPQVAGAVMEQVLQYAPDALTIYDSVDLHGRRLLAQSEIENDPRLRRMAGYIWELERTAMKITDITLVVSPVEKEYLAGREPGVQVELLSLVHQAVVTDPRPTGRRDIVMVGNYNHPPNIDGAQWMSREVMPLIRKVVPDATLNLVGSNLGPAVAALAGPGVEVVGWVKDLAPVYAAARVVVAPLRFGAGVKGKVAEAVEHGLPIVGTSVAFEGMPVIAGTDVAVGDTPEAFAAAVIKLLQDDDQWVSMAASGQRRILEAFSPKQARTVLERILNDVPGWTRAG